Genomic DNA from Peribacillus simplex:
CGATAAGGTCACCGCCATATATAAAACTGGAAAATACATCGGGGAAGTCACCGATATCAGACCTGCTGCATATCTTGTTAAAGTGTTGGCTGTCTTGAAGCATCCCATGCAGGGAGATCTTCATAACCCGAAGCAAACGGAAGTGTCCATGTTCCATCAGCGGCGTGCTCTTGCATTCCGGGAGCAAACCAATGTACCAAAGAACATGGTAAGGAACTTTGATGAGGAGATTCCTGAGTATAAGGAATCCTTAAGAGAAGCTGTTGAGAAAATGAAAAGCACTTTAAGCGAAGCCCATACAGAGTGGAATGATAAAAGCTTACAGTTGCTTGAAGATCTAGCGGCAGACTATTTCAAATAAAGCATGATAAAAGCCAAATCAGTAGTATATGATTTGGCTTTTATAACGCTAAATGATTCAATACCTTTG
This window encodes:
- a CDS encoding kinase-associated lipoprotein B → MSEQDFKIGDKVTAIYKTGKYIGEVTDIRPAAYLVKVLAVLKHPMQGDLHNPKQTEVSMFHQRRALAFREQTNVPKNMVRNFDEEIPEYKESLREAVEKMKSTLSEAHTEWNDKSLQLLEDLAADYFK